In Streptomyces puniciscabiei, a single genomic region encodes these proteins:
- a CDS encoding phosphoglycerate kinase: MKTIDELLAAGLSGKRVFVRADLNVPLESGTITDDGRIRAVLPTVKALADAGAKVVVASHLGRPKGAPDPAFSLAPAASRLGELLGSAVAFATDTVGRSAQDTVAGLTDGHVAVLENLRFNPGETSKDDAERGAFADQLAALADVYVGDGFGAVHRGHASVYDLPKRLPHYAGYLIATEVGVLKQLTEDVKRPYVVALGGAKVSDKLAVIDQLLGKADRLLIGGGMAYTFLKAKGYEVGISLLQEDQIPAVTEYMERAEKLGVELVLPVDVLVSREFPDLKTKAPADYTVVDADKIPADQEGLDIGPKTRELYASKLADAATVFWNGPMGVFEHPDYAQGTAAVAQALVDSNGFSVVGGGDSAAAVRTLGFDENAFGHISTGGGASLEYLEGKTLPGLAALED, translated from the coding sequence ATGAAGACGATCGACGAACTTCTCGCCGCCGGCCTGAGCGGCAAGCGGGTCTTCGTCCGCGCCGACCTCAACGTGCCGCTGGAGAGCGGCACCATCACCGACGACGGCCGCATCCGCGCCGTGCTGCCCACCGTCAAGGCCCTCGCGGACGCGGGCGCCAAGGTGGTCGTCGCCTCGCACCTGGGCCGCCCCAAGGGCGCCCCCGACCCCGCCTTCTCCCTCGCGCCGGCCGCCTCCCGCCTGGGTGAACTCCTCGGCTCCGCCGTGGCCTTCGCGACCGACACCGTCGGCCGGTCCGCCCAGGACACGGTCGCCGGACTCACCGACGGCCATGTCGCCGTCCTGGAGAACCTCCGCTTCAACCCCGGCGAGACGTCCAAGGACGACGCCGAGCGCGGTGCCTTCGCCGACCAGCTCGCCGCCCTCGCCGACGTCTACGTCGGTGACGGCTTCGGCGCGGTCCACCGGGGGCACGCCTCCGTCTACGACCTGCCGAAGAGGCTGCCGCACTACGCCGGCTACCTCATCGCCACCGAGGTCGGCGTCCTGAAGCAGCTCACCGAGGACGTCAAGCGCCCCTACGTCGTCGCGCTCGGCGGCGCCAAGGTCTCCGACAAGCTCGCCGTCATCGACCAGCTGCTCGGCAAGGCCGACCGCCTGCTCATCGGCGGCGGCATGGCCTACACCTTCCTCAAGGCCAAGGGCTACGAGGTCGGCATCTCCCTCCTGCAGGAGGACCAGATCCCGGCCGTCACGGAGTACATGGAGCGCGCCGAGAAGCTGGGCGTCGAGCTGGTGCTCCCCGTCGACGTCCTGGTCTCCCGGGAGTTCCCGGACCTGAAGACCAAGGCGCCGGCCGACTACACCGTGGTCGACGCGGACAAGATCCCCGCCGACCAGGAGGGCCTGGACATCGGCCCGAAGACCCGAGAGCTGTACGCCTCGAAGCTCGCCGACGCCGCGACCGTCTTCTGGAACGGTCCCATGGGCGTCTTCGAGCACCCCGACTACGCCCAGGGCACCGCCGCGGTCGCCCAGGCCCTCGTCGACTCGAACGGCTTCTCCGTCGTCGGCGGCGGTGACTCCGCCGCTGCCGTGCGCACGCTCGGCTTCGACGAGAACGCATTCGGCCACATCTCGACCGGTGGCGGCGCCTCCCTCGAATACCTCGAGGGCAAGACGCTCCCCGGCCTCGCCGCACTGGAGGACTGA
- the tpiA gene encoding triose-phosphate isomerase: MSTRTPLMAGNWKMNLNHLEAIAHVQKLAFALADKDYEAVEVAVLPPFTDLRSVQTLVDGDKLRIKYGAQDISQHDSGAYTGEISGPMLAKLKCTYVVIGHSERRQYHNETDELVNAKVKTAYKHGLTPILCVGEELDVREAGNHVTHTLAQVEGGLKDLPAEQAETIVIAYEPVWAIGTGKVCGAEDAQEVCAAIRGKIAELYSQDVADKVRIQYGGSVKAGNVAEIMAKADIDGALVGGASLDADEFVKIVRFRDQ; encoded by the coding sequence ATGAGCACGCGCACGCCGCTGATGGCGGGCAACTGGAAGATGAACCTCAACCACCTCGAGGCCATCGCGCACGTCCAGAAGCTCGCCTTCGCCCTGGCCGACAAGGACTACGAGGCCGTCGAGGTCGCCGTCCTGCCGCCCTTCACCGACCTGCGCTCCGTGCAGACCCTGGTCGACGGCGACAAGCTCAGGATCAAGTACGGCGCCCAGGACATCTCGCAGCACGACTCCGGCGCCTACACCGGCGAGATCTCCGGCCCGATGCTGGCCAAGCTGAAGTGCACCTACGTGGTCATCGGCCACTCCGAGCGCCGCCAGTACCACAACGAGACCGACGAGCTGGTGAACGCCAAGGTCAAGACCGCCTACAAGCACGGCCTGACCCCGATCCTGTGCGTCGGCGAGGAGCTGGACGTCCGCGAGGCGGGCAACCACGTCACCCACACCCTCGCCCAGGTCGAGGGCGGTCTGAAGGACCTCCCGGCCGAGCAGGCCGAGACGATCGTGATCGCCTACGAGCCCGTGTGGGCCATCGGCACCGGCAAGGTCTGCGGTGCCGAGGACGCCCAGGAGGTCTGCGCCGCCATCCGCGGCAAGATCGCCGAGCTGTACTCGCAGGACGTGGCCGACAAGGTCCGCATCCAGTACGGCGGCTCCGTGAAGGCCGGCAACGTCGCCGAGATCATGGCCAAGGCCGACATCGACGGCGCCCTGGTCGGCGGCGCCTCGCTGGACGCCGACGAGTTCGTCAAGATCGTGCGTTTCCGCGATCAGTGA
- the secG gene encoding preprotein translocase subunit SecG, whose product MGFSIALIVFSLLLMLLVLMHKGKGGGLSDMFGGGMASSVGGSSVAERNLDRITIVVGLLWFACIIVLGIVMKTNS is encoded by the coding sequence TTGGGGTTCTCGATCGCCCTGATCGTCTTCAGCCTGCTGCTGATGCTGCTGGTGCTGATGCACAAGGGGAAGGGCGGCGGCCTCTCCGACATGTTCGGTGGTGGCATGGCGTCGTCCGTCGGCGGCTCCTCGGTCGCCGAGCGCAACCTCGACCGGATCACCATCGTGGTCGGTCTGCTGTGGTTCGCGTGCATCATCGTCCTCGGCATCGTGATGAAGACGAACAGCTGA
- a CDS encoding RNA polymerase-binding protein RbpA translates to MGEAERGESAPRLRISFWCSNGHETQPSFASDAQVPDTWDCPRCGFPAGQDRDNPPDPPRTEPYKTHLAYVRERRSDADGEAILAEALAKLRGEI, encoded by the coding sequence ATGGGCGAGGCCGAGCGCGGCGAGTCCGCGCCGCGTCTGCGCATCTCCTTCTGGTGCTCCAACGGGCACGAGACGCAGCCGAGCTTCGCCAGCGACGCGCAGGTTCCCGACACCTGGGACTGCCCGCGCTGCGGCTTCCCGGCCGGACAGGACCGGGACAACCCGCCGGACCCGCCGCGCACCGAGCCGTACAAGACGCACCTGGCGTACGTGCGGGAGCGGCGCAGCGACGCGGACGGCGAGGCGATCCTCGCCGAGGCGCTCGCCAAACTGCGGGGCGAGATCTAG
- a CDS encoding MFS transporter — MVSRFGDALRNSALPLLAVRLSDEPLVIASVTACGYVPWLLFGLLGGAVADRVDGRRAMWAVDTVRCLLVAAFAVAVGLGHASIPLLLALAFALTTLQTLFDNAATALLPALVDRAALGGANARLMTGQQIAGGLLAAPLVPLLLTAGAFMPFAADACTFLAAAALVASLRTRPPKRAPRPAGSTLRTEIGAGLRALWGDRALRATCVATLLCNIGMGGLIATLALHVTRWLDAGNAGYAAAMTAFSVGSITGGFVAQRLARRTGRVRALLVAGGIQTSSLLLIGSVRHLAALVTGMLLLGAMNMVWNVNQVTLMQQRSPEAMVGRIASAFRTSSTSGAPLGALLGGVAARTYGLNGPALFAAVLFALAVTSLIPARKPDVPVVAPHDDVMTARAAQ, encoded by the coding sequence GTGGTGTCCCGGTTCGGGGACGCGTTACGGAACTCGGCGCTGCCCCTGCTCGCGGTGCGGCTCAGCGACGAGCCGCTGGTCATCGCCTCGGTGACAGCCTGTGGGTATGTGCCGTGGCTGCTGTTCGGGCTGCTCGGCGGGGCCGTGGCCGACCGGGTCGACGGGCGGCGGGCGATGTGGGCCGTGGACACGGTCCGCTGCCTGCTGGTGGCCGCGTTCGCCGTCGCCGTGGGACTGGGCCATGCCTCGATCCCCCTGCTGCTCGCCCTCGCATTCGCGTTGACCACGCTCCAGACCCTCTTCGACAACGCCGCCACGGCCCTGCTGCCCGCGCTCGTGGACCGAGCGGCCCTGGGCGGCGCCAACGCCCGGCTGATGACCGGCCAGCAGATCGCCGGCGGTCTGCTCGCCGCCCCACTGGTGCCGCTGCTGCTGACGGCGGGCGCGTTCATGCCGTTCGCGGCCGACGCGTGCACCTTCCTGGCGGCCGCCGCCCTCGTGGCGTCCCTGCGGACACGCCCGCCCAAGCGCGCGCCACGCCCCGCGGGCAGCACCCTGCGGACGGAGATCGGGGCGGGCCTGCGCGCCCTGTGGGGCGACCGAGCCCTGCGCGCGACCTGTGTGGCCACGCTGCTGTGCAACATCGGCATGGGCGGCCTGATCGCCACCCTGGCGCTGCACGTGACGCGCTGGCTGGACGCGGGCAACGCCGGATATGCCGCCGCGATGACGGCGTTCTCGGTGGGCAGCATCACGGGCGGATTCGTCGCCCAGCGTCTCGCGCGCCGCACCGGCCGGGTGCGGGCGCTGCTCGTCGCCGGCGGCATCCAGACGTCGTCACTGCTGCTCATCGGATCCGTCCGGCACCTGGCCGCGCTCGTCACCGGCATGCTGCTGCTCGGCGCCATGAACATGGTGTGGAACGTCAACCAGGTCACCCTGATGCAGCAGCGCAGTCCCGAGGCGATGGTGGGCCGTATCGCCTCCGCGTTCCGTACGTCCTCGACGTCCGGCGCCCCGCTCGGCGCGCTCCTCGGTGGAGTGGCGGCCCGGACATACGGGCTGAACGGCCCGGCCCTGTTCGCCGCCGTCCTGTTCGCCCTCGCCGTCACTTCGCTGATACCGGCCCGCAAGCCGGACGTACCTGTTGTTGCGCCGCACGACGACGTCATGACGGCTCGTGCCGCGCAGTGA
- the pgi gene encoding glucose-6-phosphate isomerase, which yields MNADGRTRLHQTPEWTALAKHREELADTHLRELFAADPGRGEGYTLQVGDLYLDYSKHLVTDETLRLLRELAAATDVFGLRDAMFRGERINVTENRAVLHTALRAPRDAVIEVDGENVVPKVHAVLDRMSDFADRVRSGAWTGHTGRRIKNVVNVGIGGSDLGPAMAYEVLRSFTDRALTVRFVSNVDGADLHEATRDLDPAETLFIIASKTFTTIETITNATSARTWLVEALGDESAVAKHFVALSTNAEKVAEFGIDTDNMFEFWDWVGGRYSYDSAIGLSLMIAIGPDRFREMLDGFRLVDDHFRTAPAEANAPLLLGLLGIWYGNFHDAQSHAVLPYSHYLSKFTAYLQQLDMESNGKSVQRDGRPVEWQTGPVVWGTPGTNGQHAYYQLIHQGTKLIPADFIGFARPVGELSVELKAQHDLLMANFFAQTQALAFGKSAEEVRAEGVPEELVPHKTFRGNRPTTTILAKELTPSVLGQLIALYEHKVFVQGAVWNIDSFDQWGVELGKVLAKRVEPALTEGAEVEGLDASTRTLVAKYRELRGRS from the coding sequence ATGAACGCAGACGGCCGTACCAGGCTCCATCAGACGCCCGAGTGGACCGCTCTCGCCAAGCACCGGGAGGAGCTGGCCGACACCCATCTCAGGGAGCTGTTCGCCGCCGATCCCGGGCGCGGTGAGGGATACACGCTCCAGGTCGGCGATCTGTACCTCGACTACTCGAAGCACCTGGTCACCGACGAGACCCTGCGGTTGCTGCGCGAGCTGGCCGCCGCCACGGACGTGTTCGGCCTCAGGGACGCCATGTTCCGCGGCGAGAGGATCAACGTCACCGAGAACCGTGCGGTCCTGCACACCGCGCTCCGCGCCCCGCGCGACGCGGTGATCGAGGTCGACGGGGAGAACGTCGTCCCGAAGGTGCACGCCGTCCTCGACAGGATGAGCGACTTCGCCGACCGCGTCCGCTCCGGGGCCTGGACCGGCCACACCGGCAGGCGCATCAAGAACGTCGTCAACGTCGGCATCGGCGGCTCCGACCTGGGCCCCGCGATGGCCTATGAGGTGCTGCGCAGCTTCACCGACCGCGCCCTGACGGTCCGCTTCGTCTCCAACGTGGACGGCGCCGACCTGCACGAGGCCACGCGGGACCTGGACCCGGCCGAGACCCTGTTCATCATCGCCTCCAAGACCTTCACCACCATCGAGACCATCACCAACGCGACGAGCGCGCGGACGTGGCTGGTGGAGGCGCTCGGTGACGAGTCGGCGGTGGCCAAGCACTTCGTGGCGCTGTCCACGAACGCGGAGAAGGTCGCCGAGTTCGGCATCGACACGGACAACATGTTCGAGTTCTGGGACTGGGTCGGCGGCCGCTACTCGTACGACTCCGCGATCGGCCTGTCCCTGATGATCGCCATCGGCCCGGACCGGTTCCGGGAGATGCTCGACGGCTTCCGGCTGGTCGACGACCACTTCCGCACCGCGCCCGCCGAGGCCAACGCCCCCTTGCTGCTGGGCCTGCTGGGCATCTGGTACGGCAACTTCCACGACGCCCAGTCGCACGCGGTGCTGCCGTACAGCCACTACCTGTCGAAGTTCACCGCCTACCTCCAGCAGCTGGACATGGAGTCCAACGGCAAGTCGGTGCAGCGGGACGGCCGGCCGGTGGAGTGGCAGACCGGGCCGGTGGTGTGGGGCACCCCGGGCACCAACGGGCAGCACGCCTACTACCAGTTGATCCACCAGGGCACCAAGCTGATCCCGGCGGACTTCATCGGCTTCGCCCGGCCCGTCGGTGAGCTGAGCGTGGAACTCAAGGCCCAGCACGACCTGTTGATGGCCAACTTCTTCGCCCAGACCCAGGCGCTGGCCTTCGGCAAGAGCGCCGAGGAGGTCCGCGCGGAGGGGGTGCCTGAGGAGCTGGTCCCGCACAAGACCTTCCGGGGCAACCGGCCGACGACGACCATCCTGGCGAAGGAGCTGACCCCGTCGGTCCTCGGCCAGCTGATCGCCCTCTACGAACACAAGGTGTTCGTGCAGGGCGCCGTGTGGAACATCGACTCCTTCGACCAGTGGGGCGTGGAACTGGGCAAGGTCCTCGCCAAGCGCGTCGAGCCCGCCCTGACCGAGGGCGCCGAGGTCGAGGGCCTCGACGCGTCGACGCGGACACTGGTCGCCAAGTACCGGGAGCTGCGCGGCCGTAGCTGA
- a CDS encoding ABC transporter permease, whose protein sequence is MRATLRWAHSDVRTHRGEALFLVLATAGIVVSLLLATALFGYATNPWQRVFTQARGAHVWIHTVPSADARGLARLDGVESVAGPYRTESATVAVRGGTRASVELRGTPGLPSVGRPLLTAGHWLDPAEPDGVVLETGLARALLAEPGDTLTLPGTARTLTVEGIADSAEPRYSPGEQPGLVWALPSAVRAPGGQVIGLRLADPGDTDYAVQRAVTVLGAGAVGEVSTWQQARSAAQGDNRLLGQVLGLFGLGALIAAGFAVHGAIATRIRGHLRDISVLKAIGFTPGQVVRIFLLQHLAYALLGSVAAAALTEALGHRIPGRLGDAVGVWQGLPGHTVALFVVPVGAVLFIGLTTGLAAWRAGRVPPVPVPRRTAPAGGRLTGAARRALGLRLPAALVLGCHKAFSGRGRSLATVARLTLPLLLIVVALSAWTTIDRFHSSPDHMGLPTSLTVRSDGAMDTSAVRDLLTGDHRVAAAYPGVEVAALVPGQTGTIALRGVGTRAEPYPYALAEGRAARGPDEAVAGQGLLDLLHARVGDWVRMTVGDRPQILHIVGRSIEPQNAGRVVTTSLDTLRENDPALAPAFYELRLRPGTDPQQVAAALSAAGRGHLDVHPVENPADGLSPLRGVVAGLIAVLALIGLVELLTAIGGSVREGERDVLALKAIGMSPRQITAITVTATSCTALAAVVAAMALGLPLGRRLIDAQGSSSGIGAGIAQSPSPALLLALGAAAVLGAAALAALPAARAARSRLADTLSAVA, encoded by the coding sequence GTGCGAGCCACCCTGCGCTGGGCGCACTCCGACGTGCGCACCCACCGGGGCGAGGCGCTGTTCCTGGTGCTGGCCACCGCCGGGATCGTCGTCTCGTTGCTGCTGGCCACCGCCCTGTTCGGGTACGCCACCAACCCCTGGCAGCGCGTGTTCACCCAGGCCCGTGGCGCGCATGTGTGGATCCACACCGTGCCGTCGGCCGACGCCCGCGGGCTGGCCCGGCTGGACGGTGTCGAGTCCGTGGCCGGCCCCTACCGCACCGAGTCCGCCACCGTCGCCGTACGCGGCGGCACCCGCGCCTCCGTGGAGCTGCGCGGCACGCCGGGGCTGCCGTCCGTCGGCCGGCCGCTGCTCACCGCCGGGCACTGGCTTGATCCGGCCGAACCGGACGGCGTGGTGCTGGAGACCGGCCTGGCCCGGGCGCTGCTGGCCGAGCCCGGGGACACCCTCACGCTGCCCGGCACCGCCCGCACCCTGACCGTCGAGGGCATCGCGGACAGTGCCGAGCCGCGCTACAGCCCGGGCGAGCAGCCGGGGCTGGTGTGGGCCCTGCCCTCCGCCGTACGCGCTCCCGGCGGCCAGGTGATCGGGCTGCGCCTGGCCGACCCGGGCGACACGGACTACGCCGTGCAGCGTGCCGTCACGGTGCTGGGCGCGGGCGCGGTCGGCGAGGTCTCCACCTGGCAGCAGGCGCGCTCCGCCGCCCAGGGCGACAACCGGCTGCTCGGGCAGGTGCTCGGCCTGTTCGGTCTCGGCGCCCTGATCGCCGCCGGGTTCGCCGTGCACGGGGCCATCGCCACCCGCATCCGCGGGCACCTGCGGGACATTTCGGTGCTGAAGGCGATCGGCTTCACCCCCGGCCAGGTCGTCCGGATCTTCCTGCTCCAGCACCTGGCGTACGCGCTGCTCGGCTCGGTGGCCGCCGCGGCACTCACCGAGGCCCTGGGGCACCGGATCCCCGGCCGGCTCGGCGACGCCGTGGGCGTGTGGCAGGGGCTGCCGGGGCACACCGTGGCGCTGTTCGTGGTGCCCGTGGGCGCGGTGCTGTTCATCGGCCTGACGACGGGTCTCGCGGCGTGGCGGGCCGGGCGGGTGCCGCCGGTTCCGGTGCCGCGCCGGACCGCACCGGCCGGCGGGCGGCTGACCGGAGCGGCCCGGCGGGCGCTCGGGCTGCGGCTGCCGGCCGCGCTGGTCCTCGGCTGCCACAAGGCGTTCTCGGGGCGCGGCCGGTCGCTGGCCACCGTGGCCCGGCTGACCCTGCCGCTGCTGCTGATCGTGGTGGCGCTCAGCGCCTGGACCACGATCGACCGCTTCCACAGCAGCCCGGACCACATGGGTCTGCCGACGTCCCTCACCGTCCGCTCCGACGGTGCCATGGACACGTCCGCCGTACGGGACCTGCTCACCGGCGATCACCGGGTCGCCGCCGCCTACCCCGGAGTCGAGGTCGCCGCGCTGGTCCCCGGCCAGACCGGCACCATCGCGCTGCGCGGTGTCGGCACCCGCGCCGAGCCCTACCCCTACGCCCTCGCCGAGGGCCGGGCCGCACGCGGACCGGACGAGGCGGTGGCCGGCCAGGGCCTGCTGGACCTGCTGCACGCCCGGGTCGGTGACTGGGTGCGGATGACGGTGGGCGACCGGCCGCAGATCCTGCACATCGTGGGCCGCAGCATCGAACCGCAGAACGCCGGCCGGGTGGTGACCACCTCCCTGGACACCCTCCGCGAGAACGACCCCGCGCTGGCCCCCGCCTTCTACGAACTGCGGCTGCGCCCCGGCACCGACCCGCAGCAGGTGGCCGCCGCGCTGTCCGCGGCCGGCCGGGGCCACCTGGACGTGCACCCGGTGGAGAACCCCGCCGACGGGCTCTCCCCGCTGCGCGGAGTCGTCGCCGGGCTGATCGCCGTACTGGCCCTGATCGGGCTGGTCGAGCTGCTCACCGCCATCGGCGGCAGCGTCCGCGAGGGCGAGCGGGACGTGCTGGCACTGAAGGCGATCGGCATGTCCCCGCGGCAGATCACCGCGATCACCGTCACGGCGACGAGCTGTACGGCCCTGGCCGCGGTGGTCGCCGCCATGGCGCTGGGGCTGCCGCTGGGCCGCCGGCTGATCGACGCCCAGGGCAGCTCCAGCGGTATCGGCGCAGGGATCGCCCAGTCCCCGTCGCCCGCGCTGCTGCTCGCGCTGGGCGCGGCCGCCGTGCTCGGGGCGGCGGCGCTGGCGGCACTGCCCGCGGCCCGCGCGGCACGCAGCCGCCTCGCGGACACGCTGAGCGCGGTGGCCTGA
- a CDS encoding ABC transporter ATP-binding protein — protein MSTGASEDTVPVLRAEGLVKTHHGEGAPAHAVRGVDLSVARGEFVAITGPSGAGKSTLLHLLGGLQRPDAGSIWLDGRCTDSFGEARWAVERRKAIGIVFQFFNLVSNLSVADNVELPALLAGVPPKKARAEREELLAELGLTGKERSMPGELSGGEQQRVALARALVNHPPLLLADEPAGSLDSKGTREVMRLLSRFHGRGQTIVLVTHDARLASAADRVISFFDGRIADDAQLDGTTASRKSGISGVLELRD, from the coding sequence ATGAGCACTGGGGCGAGCGAGGACACTGTTCCGGTGCTTCGGGCCGAGGGGCTGGTGAAGACGCACCACGGCGAGGGCGCGCCCGCGCATGCCGTGCGCGGGGTCGACCTGTCCGTGGCGCGGGGCGAGTTCGTGGCGATCACCGGCCCGTCGGGCGCGGGCAAGTCCACGCTGTTGCACCTGCTCGGCGGGCTGCAGCGTCCGGACGCGGGCAGCATCTGGCTGGACGGGCGCTGCACGGACTCCTTCGGCGAGGCCCGCTGGGCGGTGGAGCGCCGCAAGGCCATCGGGATCGTGTTCCAGTTCTTCAACCTGGTGTCGAACCTGTCCGTCGCCGACAACGTCGAGCTGCCCGCCCTGCTCGCCGGCGTCCCGCCGAAGAAGGCGCGCGCCGAGCGTGAGGAGCTGCTGGCGGAGCTGGGGCTCACGGGCAAGGAGCGCAGCATGCCGGGCGAGCTGTCCGGCGGCGAACAGCAGCGGGTCGCGCTCGCCCGGGCCCTGGTCAACCATCCGCCGCTGCTGCTGGCCGACGAGCCCGCCGGCAGCCTGGACAGCAAGGGCACGCGCGAGGTCATGCGGCTGCTGTCCCGCTTCCACGGGCGCGGCCAGACGATCGTGCTGGTCACGCATGACGCCCGGCTGGCGAGCGCCGCCGACCGGGTGATCAGCTTCTTCGACGGCCGGATAGCCGACGACGCGCAGCTGGACGGCACCACCGCGTCCCGGAAGTCGGGGATCTCGGGTGTGCTGGAGCTGAGGGACTGA
- a CDS encoding PadR family transcriptional regulator: MRLPLLALLARGPAHGYELKQDLEQLLGSAYPQPNVGQIYVTLGRLEKSGLIEGEDVEQSSRPNKKVYHLTDAGREALHAWFEETEDEPRVRDEFFMKLALAPQTGLADQIALINKQRRQYLNTMRNLSKLATAENRDNRIAQLLIEGAMLHLQADLDWLERCQEELE; the protein is encoded by the coding sequence GTGCGCCTGCCCCTCCTGGCACTCCTCGCCCGTGGTCCGGCCCATGGCTACGAGCTGAAGCAGGACCTTGAGCAACTGCTGGGCTCCGCGTACCCTCAGCCGAACGTCGGCCAGATCTACGTCACCCTCGGCCGCCTCGAGAAGTCGGGACTGATCGAGGGCGAGGACGTCGAGCAGTCCAGCCGGCCCAACAAGAAGGTCTACCACCTCACCGACGCCGGGCGGGAGGCGCTGCACGCCTGGTTCGAGGAGACCGAGGACGAGCCGCGGGTGCGGGACGAGTTCTTCATGAAGCTCGCCCTCGCCCCGCAGACCGGTCTCGCCGACCAGATCGCCCTCATCAACAAGCAGCGGCGCCAGTACCTGAACACCATGCGCAACCTGTCGAAACTGGCCACGGCCGAGAACCGGGACAACCGCATCGCCCAGCTGCTCATCGAGGGCGCGATGCTGCATCTGCAGGCCGACCTCGACTGGCTCGAGCGGTGCCAGGAGGAACTGGAATGA
- a CDS encoding ABC transporter substrate-binding protein produces MRWIRAAGRGLLVLAVILTGYVASGAQADEGAGESRGPLTLATAGDLTGYLAPLLQGWNRTHPGEKVTLVELPDSADETHAQMTTDLRGGDRGRFDVLNIDVNWTSEFAAAGWIRPLPRDRFPLKSFLPPVVDTATYDGRLYAVPYVTNAGLLLYRKDILAKEGVPPPRTWAELEHDAKTIAPKYHLGGYAGQFLPYEGLTVNAAEAVYSAGGTILGGEGTRVTVDSSAAREGIGFLARGVREGWIPKAALTYKEEESKQAFQDGGLLFLRNWPYAYAVASAKGSKVAGRIGAVPLPGPDGPGTSVLGGSNLAVNSHAAHPDSAARLIAYLTSAPVQRQVLTRGALPPVRAALYEDPQLVRRFPYLPTLRTAVLTARPRPKSPHYDQVSLVVQAVMQDALSGRETPEQAVRRLARELDAIARR; encoded by the coding sequence ATGCGGTGGATACGCGCCGCCGGTAGGGGCCTCCTCGTTCTCGCCGTGATCCTCACCGGGTACGTCGCCTCCGGCGCGCAGGCCGACGAGGGCGCGGGCGAGAGCCGCGGCCCGCTCACCCTGGCCACCGCCGGCGACCTCACCGGATATCTCGCCCCGCTGCTGCAGGGCTGGAACCGCACCCACCCCGGCGAGAAGGTGACCCTCGTCGAGCTGCCGGACTCCGCCGACGAGACCCATGCGCAGATGACCACCGACCTGCGCGGTGGTGACCGGGGCCGCTTCGACGTCCTCAACATCGACGTCAACTGGACCTCGGAGTTCGCGGCGGCCGGCTGGATCCGCCCGCTGCCCCGTGATCGCTTCCCGCTGAAGAGCTTCCTGCCGCCGGTCGTGGACACGGCCACCTACGACGGCCGGCTGTACGCGGTCCCGTACGTCACGAATGCCGGACTTCTCCTGTATCGCAAGGACATCCTCGCCAAGGAGGGCGTCCCCCCGCCGCGCACCTGGGCCGAGCTGGAGCACGACGCGAAGACCATCGCGCCCAAGTACCACCTCGGCGGCTACGCGGGCCAGTTCCTGCCCTACGAGGGCCTCACGGTCAACGCGGCCGAGGCCGTCTACTCGGCGGGCGGCACGATCCTCGGCGGCGAGGGCACCCGGGTCACCGTCGACTCCTCCGCCGCCCGCGAGGGCATCGGCTTCCTCGCCCGCGGCGTCCGCGAGGGCTGGATACCGAAGGCGGCGCTGACGTACAAGGAGGAGGAGTCCAAGCAGGCCTTCCAGGACGGCGGGCTGCTCTTCCTGCGCAACTGGCCCTATGCGTACGCCGTGGCCTCGGCCAAGGGCTCCAAGGTGGCCGGGAGGATCGGCGCCGTACCGCTGCCCGGCCCCGACGGACCGGGGACCAGTGTGCTCGGCGGCTCCAACCTGGCCGTCAACTCCCATGCGGCGCATCCCGATTCGGCCGCCCGGCTGATCGCCTACCTCACCAGCGCGCCCGTCCAGCGCCAGGTGCTCACCCGGGGTGCCCTGCCGCCCGTGCGCGCCGCGCTCTACGAGGATCCCCAGCTGGTGCGGCGCTTCCCCTATCTGCCGACCCTGCGCACCGCCGTGCTCACTGCCCGGCCGCGCCCCAAGAGCCCGCACTACGACCAGGTCAGCCTGGTGGTGCAGGCCGTGATGCAGGACGCGCTCAGCGGGCGGGAGACGCCCGAACAGGCCGTGCGCAGGCTCGCGCGCGAGCTCGACGCGATCGCCCGCCGATAG